The Sphingomonas sp. So64.6b genome includes a region encoding these proteins:
- a CDS encoding RidA family protein: MTITRIDAGPRMSQAVIHGDTIYFAGQVGAPGESVIRQTHAVLAQIDALLARTGSDKDHLLSATIWLADMADFAEMNAVWDAWIAGAPAPTRATGEARLATPDYRVEIIIVAARA; this comes from the coding sequence ATGACCATTACCCGTATCGATGCCGGCCCACGCATGAGCCAGGCGGTCATTCATGGCGACACCATCTACTTCGCCGGTCAGGTTGGGGCACCGGGCGAGTCCGTGATCCGGCAGACTCACGCTGTGCTCGCCCAGATCGACGCGTTGCTGGCGCGCACCGGAAGCGACAAGGATCACTTGCTCAGCGCGACCATCTGGCTTGCCGACATGGCCGATTTCGCGGAGATGAACGCGGTCTGGGACGCGTGGATCGCGGGCGCGCCGGCGCCGACCCGGGCAACCGGCGAAGCAAGGCTGGCAACACCCGATTATCGGGTGGAGATCATCATCGTCGCTGCACGGGCCTGA